The proteins below come from a single Bdellovibrionales bacterium genomic window:
- a CDS encoding VOC family protein, whose translation MGIAFTSITVNTPNLENMVRFYEILGCKFAKVKVTIGGELFRSSLAGFELSLMSIQSATTGHYPKVMMGFRIQDMEAKVEKLSSIPGVIMILDPTDMPDGRKAILQDPDGHSVELVAE comes from the coding sequence ATGGGAATCGCTTTTACTTCTATCACCGTTAATACACCGAATCTAGAGAATATGGTTCGTTTCTACGAGATTCTGGGATGCAAGTTTGCCAAAGTGAAGGTCACAATCGGTGGAGAATTGTTCCGTAGTTCCCTAGCAGGTTTCGAGCTTTCCCTCATGTCTATTCAATCAGCAACGACGGGGCATTATCCAAAGGTAATGATGGGCTTCCGCATCCAAGATATGGAAGCTAAAGTCGAGAAATTGAGTTCGATCCCCGGCGTTATTATGATCCTTGATCCCACCGATATGCCTGACGGCAGAAAAGCCATTTTGCAAGATCCTGACGGCCACTCCGTTGAATTAGTTGCTGAATAG